The Branchiostoma floridae strain S238N-H82 chromosome 17, Bfl_VNyyK, whole genome shotgun sequence genome has a window encoding:
- the LOC118404176 gene encoding nucleolar transcription factor 1-like encodes MTHFYPLETKFVTFSRNSDRTFRFLAFFPADYRCEMTPYGASPTRSIRVPRRLAPKTFRHGLADSGRSRQKLGQICRNCLISHLAYAFTSRRRRKRRVLSSFSAIFVLAAGPGVNQDGFGLGHEVWGRRAGLCIGDTVTHCSPGGTAWPRPAPTTRPLGNSTPLLPDSESHSSPARATRAGASSAASPNKGAKSKTASSMAAGVNGLKVKVKEEAQEGGGYQKLWNLDTTKELLDRIGKVLPPDDMVKFKTREERMDWSDVAFGGFTGDQCKEKWQKISNEIRKFRTMSELIADAKEWLKNPFDNKKKPEKLYPDLPKKPLTPYFRYFLEKRKKYAEGHPEMDTVEVTKNLSQKFKQLPERKKAKYMQQYLKEREEYEANMVRFRQEHPDFAEEEVKKKGKTDEPTKPKTPVQMFIQEKVDDYMKAHPNGNKREATDALRKQWNALTDGKRIKWINKALGVQKKYTAEMEQYVKDHPDFERTTQRPLLTKAERKLKEKSEGRPDKPPPNGYSLFCQELMLKLTDVPNKERMQECSRRWKTMSQKEKDGYQKKAEELKTSFEFDFQRYLETLTPEDKERVLSEEKGGTKPKPAAEENGQSTTTRSSAAKPKRPISAVFFYQQEKRQKLREKYPSLSNQEITRMLARKWSELSDKKKEKYKKMEEEARGEYEDQMQSFLKANPDYMRDGNSAMMKKKPPPSEARTAMELWREDKMESYVSRYRNDRKRATDALTAEWEKLPKREKQPWLQAAAEDKKRYERELADYEKQTKTGSSGAGNKTGKLFEGEPKRPPTSGYQLLSMELLGKLTDLDHRERMSEIGRRWKAMSDKERAAYNQRSQERMQQYHRDLHSWLDNLPADIRERYEQLHPSIGKKRKREANSPLFAKMIKKEKEEASEEESESEGSDEDDEEESGDEGSGNEGSGSGSGSGSESEGSESGSESGSSSEEEDNESGSGGEEDEEEGSGDEEEAEKSSSSSSESESSSSGSESESEEE; translated from the exons ATGACCCATTTTTACCCCCTAGAAACaaaatttgtaacatttagCAGAAATTCTGACAGAACTTTTCGTTTTTTGGCGTTTTTTCCGGCTGATTATCGATGcgaaatgaccccatacggggCCAGCCCGACTCGCTCAATCCGGGTTCCTCGGCGCCTCGCGCCGAAAACATTCAGACACGGGCTCGCCGATTCCGGCCGATCCCGTCAAAAATTGGGCCAAATCTGCAGAAATTGTTTAATTTCACACCTTGCATATGCTTTCACGAGCAGAAGGCGTCGAAAACGCCGCGTTCTGAGCTCATTTTCAGCCATTTTCGTGCTGGCTGCGGGCCCGGGTGTCAATCAAGATGGCTTCGGGCTTGGTCACGAGGTTTGGGGAAGGCGCGCCGGATTGTGTATCGGTGACACGGTCACGCACTGCTCGCCTGGAGGAACCGCCTGGCCCCGCCCGGCGCCAACAACCCGTCCGCTGGGGAATTCAACCCCCTTACTCCCAGATTCCG AAAGTCACAGCTCACCAGCGAGAGCCACGAGAGCCGGAGCAAGCTCTGCAGCTTCACCCA ACAAAGGAGCCAAGTCCAAGACTGCCAGCAGCATGGCTGCAGGGGTGAACGGgctgaaggtcaaggtcaaggagGAGGCCCAGGAAGGAGGTGGGTATCAAA AGTTGTGGAACCTTGACACCACTAAAGAACTGCTGGACAGAATCGGGAAGGTTTTGCCGCCTGATGATATGGTGAAGTTCAAGACCAGAGAAGAGAGGATGGACTGGTCCGATGTTGCGTTTGGCGGGTTCACAGGAGACCAATGCAAGGAGAAATGGCAGAAAATCTCCAATGAG atcCGAAAGTTCCGCACAATGTCAGAGTTGATAGCAGATGCCAAGGAATGGCTCAAGAACCCATTTGACAACAAGAAGAAGCCAGAGAAG CTTTATCCAGACCTGCCCAAGAAGCCGTTGACACCGTACTTCCGCTATTTCCTTGAGAAACGTAAGAAGTACGCAGAAGGTCACCCTGAGATGGACACAGTAGAGGTCACCAAAAACCTCTCACAGAAGTTCAAGCAGCTTCCGGAACGGAAGAAG GCCAAATACATGCAGCAGTATCTGAAAGAGAGAGAAGAATACGAAGCTAACATGGTCAGATTCAG ACAAGAGCACCCAGACTTTGCAGAAGAGGAGGTGAAGAAGAAGGGAAAGACAGATGAACCAACCAAACCAAAGACTCCCGTCCAAATGTTCATCCAAGAAAAGGTGGACGACTACATGAAAGCCCACCCGAAC GGCAATAAGCGAGAAGCCACAGACGCCCTGCGGAAGCAGTGGAACGCTCTGACAGACGGCAAGAGAATCAAGTGGATCAACAAGGCGCTGGGGGTGCAGAAAAAATACACG gCTGAAATGGAGCAGTACGTTAAGGACCACCCAGACTTTGAGAGGACAACCCAGCGGCCGCTGCTGACCAAGGCAGAAAGGAAACTAAAGGAGAAAAGCGAGGGGCGGCCGGATAAGCCTCCTCC GAATGGCTATAGCCTGTTTTGCCAGGAGCTGATGCTGAAGCTCACAGATGTGCCCAACAAGGAGCGCATGCAGGAGTGCAGCCGGCGCTGGAAAACCATGTCTCAGAAGGAGAAGGACGGGTACCAGAAAAAGGCAGAGGAG CTTAAGACCAGCTTTGAATTTGACTTCCAGAGGTACTTAGAG ACCCTGACACCGGAAGACAAAGAGCGGGTACTATCTGAAGAAAAGGGAGGGACCAAACCCAAACCGGCTGCCGAGGAAAATGGCCAATCCACAACAACTAGATCCTCTGCAGCAAA ACCGAAGCGCCCGATCTCGGCAGTTTTCTTCTACCAGCAGGAGAAGCGGCAGAAGCTTCGCGAGAAATACCCGTCCCTCTCCAACCAGGAGATTACGCGCATGCTGGCACGAAAGTGGAGCGAGCTCTCCGACAAGAAGAAG GAGAAATACAAGAAGATGGAGGAAGAGGCACGAGGAGAATATGAAGACCAGATGCAGTCATTCCT GAAAGCGAACCCAGACTACATGCGGGACGGAAACTCTGCCATGATGAAGAAGAAACCTCCTCCTTCTGAAGCCAGGACGGCCATGGAGCTGTGGCGGGAAGACAAGATGGAGAGCTACGTCTCAAGATACAGG aATGACAGAAAGCGTGCGACCGATGCCCTGACTGCTGAGTGGGAAAAACTGCCCAAGAGAGAGAAGCAGCCGTGGCTCCAGGCAGCTGCTGAGGACAAGAAGAGATACGAG AGAGAGCTAGCAGACTATGAGAAACAGACCAAGACCGGCAGTAGCGGTGCAGGTAACAAGACGGGCAAGCTGTTTGAGGGGGAACCAAAGAGGCCTCCTAC GAGTGGCTATCAGCTGCTATCCATGGAGCTCCTCGGCAAGTTGACGGATTTGGACCACCGCGAGAGGATGTCCGAGATCGGCCGGCGGTGGAAGGCCATGAGCGATAAGGAACGTGCAGCGTACAACCAGCGAAGTCAGGAGCGTATGCAGCAGTATCACAGGGACCTCCACTCCTGGTTAGAT aatctTCCTGCAGACATTAGAGAAAGATATGAGCAGCTGCACCCCAGCATCGGCAAG AAGAGAAAGCGGGAAGCGAACAGTCCTCTCTTCGCCAAGATGATCAAGAAAGAGAAGGAGGAAGCTTCCGAGGAAGAGTCAGAATCCGAGGGCTCG gatgaagatgatgaggaAGAATCAGGTGACGAGGGATCTGGAAACGAAGGATCGGGATCCGGCTCTGGATCTGGCTCCGAATCTGAAGGCAGCGAATCCGGCTCCGAGTCTGGATCCTCAAGCGAGGAGGAAGACAATGAATCTGGttcaggaggagaagaagatgaagaagaagggAGTGGAGATGAGGAGGAGGCTGAGAAAAGTAGCTCCAGTAGTTCTGAGTCCGAGTCGAGTAGTTCGGGATCAGAGTCGGAATCCGAAGAAGAGTGA
- the LOC118404175 gene encoding inositol-tetrakisphosphate 1-kinase-like isoform X2: protein MSSILQVDVNRSVAAQGPFDVFIHDFTDIVREAEEGDTKAEMFVAELSEYVSRHPNMVVMNPVASWRLLHDRLGAQGVAAEVVKLLNDPDVIVPNRVYLEKSGVKNMMKNLKMAGVTFPFVCKSSSLLLAEHHKMTLVYGRRGLESLDLPCAAESFTNHSGILHKIYVIGDTHFVYARPSLKNFAMSDDLPNVQFSTSDVAKSDSVSPLNAGKRGEPTSQTSPVSDEKISRISDRMRHVLGSSLIGIDVIVQDGTGNHVIIDVNDFPGYHEVGTREFQTALLQLLRTGPCSCIGS, encoded by the exons ATGTCCTCCATTCTCCAGGTGGACGTCAACCGTTCCGTCGCTGCCCAAGGCCCGTTTGACGTGTTTATTCACGACTTCACGGATATCGTGCGCGAGGCGGAAGAAGGAGACACGAAGGCGGAGATGTTCGTAGCAGAGTTATCG GAATACGTGTCCCGTCACCCTAACATGGTAGTGATGAACCCGGTCGCTTCCTGGAGACTGCTGCATGACCGACTGGGGGCGCAAGGAGTCGCTGCAGAGGTGGTCAAGTTACTGAACG ATCCTGACGTCATTGTGCCAAACAGAGTCTATCTGGAGAAGTCCGGAGTTAAGAATATgatgaaaaatttgaaaatggcGGGAGTGACGTTTCCGTTCG TGTGCAAGTCGTCGTCTCTTCTGCTTGCTGAGCACCACAAG ATGACGTTAGTCTATGGAAGACGCGGGTTGGAAAGTCTTGACCTGCCCTGCGCCGCTGAGAGTTTCACAAACCATTCAGGAATACTCCACAAG ATATACGTGATCGGAGACACTCATTTCGTCTACGCTCGACCCTCATTAAAGAACTTCGCCATGTCAG ATGACCTTCCCAATGTGCAATTCTCTACCTCTGATGTTGCCAAATCCGACTCAGTGTCGCCATTGAATGCG GGAAAGCGTGGCGAGCCGACCAGCCAGACCAGTCCTGTGTCAGATGAAAAGATTTCCCGGATTTCGGACAGGATGAGACACGTGCTGGGGTCCAGTCTGATCGGGATTGACGTCATCGTGCAGGACGGAACCGGAAATCACGTCATCATCGACGTCAACGACTTTCCTG GTTACCACGAGGTTGGAACCCGAGAGTTCCAAACGGCTCTACTTCAACTTCTCAGGACGGGCCCGTGCAGCTGCATTGGTTCCTAG
- the LOC118404175 gene encoding inositol-tetrakisphosphate 1-kinase-like isoform X1 — MVRNDVGALVLLLLISVMVISERYLLDRTMAANFFPARFCTETRERSSLQNKRRCRVGYLLSESKEKRIPFHTFKKEYRNSSIDLVKVDVNRSVAAQGPFDVFIHDFTDIVREAEEGDTKAEMFVAELSEYVSRHPNMVVMNPVASWRLLHDRLGAQGVAAEVVKLLNDPDVIVPNRVYLEKSGVKNMMKNLKMAGVTFPFVCKSSSLLLAEHHKMTLVYGRRGLESLDLPCAAESFTNHSGILHKIYVIGDTHFVYARPSLKNFAMSDDLPNVQFSTSDVAKSDSVSPLNAGKRGEPTSQTSPVSDEKISRISDRMRHVLGSSLIGIDVIVQDGTGNHVIIDVNDFPGYHEVGTREFQTALLQLLRTGPCSCIGS; from the exons ATGGTGCGAAACGACGTCGGCGCTTTGGTCTTGTTATTACTGATCTCTGTCATGGTGATTTCGGAAAGGTACCTCTTGGACAGAACAATGGCTGCAA ACTTCTTCCCAGCTAGGTTCTGCACCGAAACTCGTGAACGGAGCAGTCTTCAGAACAAGAGACGATGCCGAGTGGGCTACTTACTATCAGAAAGCAAAGAAAAGCGAATTCCATTTCACACGTTCAAAAAAGAGTACAG GAATTCTAGCATTGACTTGGTCAAG GTGGACGTCAACCGTTCCGTCGCTGCCCAAGGCCCGTTTGACGTGTTTATTCACGACTTCACGGATATCGTGCGCGAGGCGGAAGAAGGAGACACGAAGGCGGAGATGTTCGTAGCAGAGTTATCG GAATACGTGTCCCGTCACCCTAACATGGTAGTGATGAACCCGGTCGCTTCCTGGAGACTGCTGCATGACCGACTGGGGGCGCAAGGAGTCGCTGCAGAGGTGGTCAAGTTACTGAACG ATCCTGACGTCATTGTGCCAAACAGAGTCTATCTGGAGAAGTCCGGAGTTAAGAATATgatgaaaaatttgaaaatggcGGGAGTGACGTTTCCGTTCG TGTGCAAGTCGTCGTCTCTTCTGCTTGCTGAGCACCACAAG ATGACGTTAGTCTATGGAAGACGCGGGTTGGAAAGTCTTGACCTGCCCTGCGCCGCTGAGAGTTTCACAAACCATTCAGGAATACTCCACAAG ATATACGTGATCGGAGACACTCATTTCGTCTACGCTCGACCCTCATTAAAGAACTTCGCCATGTCAG ATGACCTTCCCAATGTGCAATTCTCTACCTCTGATGTTGCCAAATCCGACTCAGTGTCGCCATTGAATGCG GGAAAGCGTGGCGAGCCGACCAGCCAGACCAGTCCTGTGTCAGATGAAAAGATTTCCCGGATTTCGGACAGGATGAGACACGTGCTGGGGTCCAGTCTGATCGGGATTGACGTCATCGTGCAGGACGGAACCGGAAATCACGTCATCATCGACGTCAACGACTTTCCTG GTTACCACGAGGTTGGAACCCGAGAGTTCCAAACGGCTCTACTTCAACTTCTCAGGACGGGCCCGTGCAGCTGCATTGGTTCCTAG